A region from the Lolium perenne isolate Kyuss_39 chromosome 4, Kyuss_2.0, whole genome shotgun sequence genome encodes:
- the LOC127304416 gene encoding uncharacterized protein → MTSCTTKRQRSAVATSDAAMPAASSLSPWASILPGDLLRLIAGLVLEGDFLDYVRFRAVCNGWRSGTLCPRGRGVTDLRFHPRRWMMLTEGHGLYPGYGKLDGYVRFFNLYTGTFVRVKLPLFRNHCALDSVDGLLLLQRDEDTVICVLHPFTGDIVELPPLSTLLTQLDGDRNEEPECEKWFFIRYNICASVSCNAGITSVMLASHYQSRVAFATSQDRHWTVTSWKITPCRIR, encoded by the exons ATGACTTCCTGCACAACGAAGCGCCAGCGCTCCGCGGTGGCAACTTCGGATGCTGCCATGCCGGCGGCCTCTTCTCTCTCTCCATGGGCGTCGATCcttcctggagatttgcttcgccTGATAGCGGGGCTTGTTTTGGAGGGCGATTTCCTGGATTATGTTCGCTTCCGTGCCGTCTGCAACGGTTGGCGGTCCGGCACCCTATGTCCGCGCGGCCGCGGCGTCACCGATCTGCGCTTCCACCCGCGCCGCTGGATGATGCTCACCGAGGGTCACGGCCTCTACCCCGGATATGGCAAGCTGGATGGTTACGTCCGCTTCTTCAACCTCTACACCGGTACCTTCGTCCGTGTCAAGCTCCCGTTGTTCAGAAATCACTGCGCACTTGACAGTGTCGACGGCCTCCTCCTACTCCAAAGGGATGAAGACACCGTCATATGTGTCCTCCACCCTTTCACTGGCGACATTGTAGAGCTCCCACCACTTTCCACCCTCCTCACTCAGCTGGACGGTGATCGCAACGAAGAACCTGAGTGTGAGAAGTGGTTCTTCATCAGATACAATATATGTGCTTCAGTTTCCTGCAATGCTGGGATCACCTCCGTCATGCTTGCATCCCATTATCAGTCTCGTGTAGCCTTTGCTACCTCGCAGGACAGGCATTGGACTGTGACAAGCTGGAAG ATCACCCCCTGCAGGATCAGATAG